The segment GCGACAAAACCTATACAAAAAGGAGAAGAAGTCCACGTACACAACATACAAAGTATAAGATGGGGAGGCAAAAATAATGGATAACAAAATTTTGGGATATTTAAGAGAAAATGATAAAGTTGGGGTAAGAAACCACGTATTAATAATTCCTGTTGATGATATTTCCAATTCTGCTGCGGTTGCAGTGGAAAATATTATCCAAGGTACGTTAGCAATTCCACATCATTATGGAAGATTGCAATTTGGAAAAGATCTTGATTTATTCTTCAATACAATGATTGGAACAGGAAGAAATCCAAATGTGGCAGCTGCGATAGTTGTAGGAATAGAACCCAACTGGACAAATAAAATTGCTGAAGGAATAGCAGAAACAGGGAAACCTGTAGAGGCATTTTATATTGAAAAAAATGGGGAATTAAAGACTATTGAAAAGATGGCTAGATCCGCCGCCAAATTAGTAGAATATGCTACTAATTTAAAAAAAGAACTCGTTGACTTTTCTGAATTAACAATAAGTCTAAAATGTGGTGAATCCGATACAACCTCAGGTTTAGCGTCTAATCGTGTGGTGGGAAGATTTGTAGAAAATTTTCTACAAGAAAATGGAACCGTTCTTTTTGGAGAAACAACAGAATTAACTGGTGCAGAACACATAATAGCTGAGAGATTCAAAAAAGAAGAAGAAAGAGATAAATTTTTAAAAATTTTCAATGACTACCAAGAACTTATAAAATCCCAAGGTGTAGATTTGTTAGGATCACAACCAACTCAAGGTAACATAGAAGGTGGACTAAGTACAATAGAAGAAAAGGCTTTAGGAAACATTCAAAAAATTGGAAATGCTAAGATAGATAGTGCTTTAGATTACGGAGAATTCCCGGTTGGCAAAGGGTTACATTTTATGAATACATCCTCAGCAGCTGCCGAAGCAGTCACTCTGTTTGCAGCTGCAGGTGCTGTCATTCATCTCTTCCCAACAGGTCAAGGTAATATTATAGGTAATCCTGTAATTCCAGTTTTAAAAATAACAGCAAACCCCAAAACCGCTAATTTCATGTCCGAACATATCGATTTGAATGTTTCAGGCTTACTAAAACTAAACGGTTCTTTAAACGATCACGCTGAGAATTTATGGAATAAGATTATAGAAACCGCCAACGGAAAACTTGTGAGAGCAGAGATATTAAAACACAGGGAATTCGTATTAACGAAGTTATACCCAAGTGCGTGATTTTATGGCAGAAATAATAGTTCCTTTTGGGAAAGATAATATTAAGATAAGTAATATTAAAGATTTTGACATTATTGATGTAGGGGAAAAAAGAAACACCAGTTTAAGTTATCAACAAATGAAAGAAAAAATAGATAAATTTATAGATGGGATATCCTTTCAAGGGATGAAAAATATTGCTGTGGCGATTCCTGATATCACGAGGCCTAGAGTACCTATAGAAATTTTCCAACATATATTAAAAAGATTTTTGAGCTCCTTTCAAGGAAATATAAAAATTTTTGTTGGAACAGGATTACACAATTATCGACTTTCCGATAAAAACGAGTTGATTCCAGAAAATTTGGTTCATAATGATAAAGTACAAGTATTTTTTCATGATGCTAGATCTGAATTCAATATCTATGTAGGTGAAACTAAACCAGGAACACCAGTTTTTATCGAAAAAGATTACTTACTCAGTGATTTAAAAATATCTATAGGTATTGTCGAACCTCATCAATTTGCCGGCTTCTCCGGTGGAGCAAAAGGCGTTGTAATTGGTTTGGGAGGAGAAAAAACTATCTCAAAAAATCATTCATTGCTGATTGACCCAAATTCTAAAACGGGCTTATTAGAAGGGAACCCCATTAGAGAAGACATAGAAGAAGCAGGTAAAATGATAAAAATAGATTATTTAATAAACTTTGTTATGAATGCGAATAATGTACCTATGGAGATCTTCTGCGGGAAAAATCCTGAAAGCTATTTAAAAGCCGTAGAATATTTAAAAGATTTGGTAGGTTATAAAATTGATAAAACCTATGATATGGTTATCACCTCTCCAGGCGGATTCCCACGAGATATAGACCTTTATCAAGCTCAAAAGGCTTTAACCCCTGCAACTTCTTTCTGTAAAGACAATGGGATAATATTATTATTAGCCGAGTGCTCAAGAGGTGCAGGGGAGGAAAATTATATAGAATTAATAAAAAGATTTAAGACACCTGAAAAAGTCATTAAAAATTTTGATTTTGATCACTTCGCAGTGGGGCCACATAAGGCTTTAATATTTGCCAAAGCAGCTCTTAACAATAAATTGTTCTTATATTCCACAAACAAACAATTAACAAAAGAATTAAAAAGAACTTTCATAAACCCGATAGAAGATTTACAAGTATTTTTAAAAAAAGAAGGAGAAACCAAATCAATCGGCATTTTACCAAGAGCTTTACAGCTTTTACCACTATAGAATTTGTGCGTTTCACGGATGGTATAAAAAGGAGGCAAAATAAAAATGGAGATGATTGTTGGTGGCAAAAAGGTTAATAAACCAAAGACTTTAAAAGTTTACAATCCTTACAATGGTGCAATTGTTGATGAAGTACCCGAAGGCGATGCTATGGATGTAGAAAACGCAGTTAATTTAGCTGTCGAAGGAAAAAAGATTATGAAAGAACTCCCATTGCACAAAAGGGTGGAAATTCTATATAATACTGGAATTTTACTAGAAAAAAATGAAAAAAGGTTGTCCAAAATAATAAACGAAGAAGTAGGCAAGACTATAAAAGACGCTCAAGCGGAGGTTATAAGGACAGCCGAATTATTCAAATATGCCGCAGAAGAAGCAAAAAGAATCCATGGAGAAACGCTTCCTTTTACATCTTTAAAAGGTTCAGAAAACAAAAGAGGTTATTACATTTTAGAACCCGTAGGAATAGTTGGAGCAATAACTCCTTTTAATGTTCCTTTATCATTAGCGGCTCACAAAGTAGCTCCTGCCATAGCAGCAGGAAATGCAGTTATAATGAAACCAGCTACTCAAACACCTTTAAACACTATAATCTTAGGGGAACTATTGTTAGAAGCCGGAATGCCTGAAAAAGCGATTAGTGTTTTAACTGGTAGGGGAAGCGTAGTAGGGAATGCTTTAGTAAAAGATCCAAGAATAAGATTTGTTAGTTTTACAGGTAGCGTTGAAACTGGTGAAAATATTGCAAAAAATGCTGGAATGAAAAAACTAGGATTAGAATTAGGTTCTAACTCTGCACTTATCGTAATGGATTCTGCAAATATTGATAAGGCTGTAGCTGCTACTGTTGGAGGAGGTTTTTCTTTAGCAGGACAGGTATGTATATCCGTTCAACGAGTTTTTGTACATGAAAAAGTTTACGATGATTTTGTTGATAGGTTAGTTTCAAAAGTTCAAAGTATAAAATTTGGTGATCCATCGAAGGAAGAAACTGAAATGGGGCCTGTAATTGACGAAGAAAATGCCGTTAGAATTATTGATTGGATAGAGGAAGCAGTATCTGAAGGTGGAAAAATGTTAACCGGAGGAAAAAGGGATTACACATTGGTAGAACCAACTGTTTTGGTTGATACCCCTCTCGAAAGCAACATCATGAAAAAAGAACTTTTTGGCCCAGCGGTAGCTTTGAGAAAAGTAAAAGATTTAGATGAGGCAATTGAATTGACAAATGAAAGTGTTTACGGATTACAAGCAGGTATATTCACCCAAAACATTAAAGAAGCATTTTTTGCCGCTGAAAAAATAGAAGCCGGTGGAGTGATGATAAACGAAGGGCCACGTTATAGGGCTGATTTTATGCCCTATGGTGGATACAAAAAAAGCGGAATAGGGCGAGAAGGAATAAAATTCGCAATCGAAGAAATGTCTGAGTTAAAAGTAATCTGCTTTGATATTGGAGAGTGAAAAAAATGAGAGAAAAAATAAATTTGGGTTTGGTTGGTTTTGTTAGAAGTACCTACGATGCCGATAAAGGTAATGAAATTTACGAAACAGCTGTAAAAGAACTAGAGAAAAAAATTGAAAATATAAACTTATTTGGTTGGAAAGGTGTTATAGAATATCCAGAAGAACTTGACGAAGTCATAAATTTTTTTAACGCAAAAAATTTAGATGGTTTTATCCTAATGAGTGCCACTTTTCATTTGGGACAATTAGCTTTAAAAGTGGCAAAAAACATGAAGATTCCTTTGCTAATTTGGGCATTACCCGAGCCCCCATATAATGGAGGAAGAGTAAGGTTGAACTCTTTAGTTGGTGCTCATTTAGATTGTTCTAACCTTTACAAATCGGGGTTTAATAATTATGAATTCATTTATGGTGATCTAGAAGAAGAACCTTTCATAAATAAAATAAACGCTTGGATAGATTCCTTAAGAATAATAAAAAAATGGTCTAATACTAAAATAGGTTATATAGGAAGTCATGCACAAGGTTTTTATAATATAGATGTTTACGAACCAGATATCATAAAAGAAATAGGTGCTGAAATTGAATACATCCCATTGAATGATCTCTTTTTTAAAAAAGCAAAGGAACAAGAAATTTTAGAAGAAGCGAAAAACATTAATAATATTTACAACTATGGAGACAATATGACAGACGACAGATTGGAAAAGGTAGCAAATTTATCGTTGACTTTTAAAGATCTGGAAAAGTCAAAAAATTATGCTGGAATGGCCATCAGATGTTGGCCAGAGTTTGCTAACACTTATGGCATATCCCCTTGCGCAGCTATGTCGTACTTTATGCCCGAACATATCCCAGTAGCTTGTGAAGGTGATATTGAAGGTTCTTTAGGGATGATCGCTTATAAAGCTATAGGTTGTGATGAAATTTTTCTCGCCGATGTGAGTCAACTTTTTGAGAAAGAGGATTCCTTCTTACTTTGGCATTGTGGGGTTGCACCTTACAATACCTGGGATCAAAAGTCCGAAAAAACATTAGACACTTATTTTGCTGGTGGAAAAGGAGTAACGGTAGGTTTTGTATTAAAACCAGGACCTGTTACTATTTCCAGAATAGACTATTCAAGAGGAAAATTCCGTTTGTTAGTCTTTGAAGGCGAAGCTTTACCGATGGACAAAGAGCTCAAAGGAACGTTTGTAAAAGTTAGGGTTCCAAATGCTAAAAAAATTTTTGAAACAATGGTTTCTAAGGGTGTTGCGCACCATGTAGTGTTGGGATATGGTAATTACGCACAAACACTTAAAAATGTCGCCAAAATAAAAAATTGGGAAATAATCGAATAAAATACATAGTGTGGTGAATAGGATGGAAATAAAAGAACTTGATAACAATATAAAAGTCTTCGTTAACAATTTTGAGCTTATAAATACTCAAGAGATTAGTTATGGGAAAGGTTCACCGCATATCAAAGAACATCAAGGACATTTTAAAATAAAAGAAAACCCGAAAATATTGGGAAAAGGTGACTGTAAAATAGAAACAAATTTACTTTCTGAAAATATATTAGAAATGACCATCCAAGTCCCAGAGGAATATAACAGAATAAACATTAAACTTAACACTTCTAAAAGTGAAAAGATATTTGGAGGGGGTGAGCAGTATACCCACTTAAACCTAAAAGGGAAAAAATTTCCCATATGGGTACAAGAACAAGGGGTAGGAAGAGGATATGATTTAATATCCATAGTCACTAGATTTAAAGGTGTGAGTGGAAGTTGGTATACAACTTACTTTCCTTCCCCTATTTTTCTATCCACTTTGGGGTATGCGATAATATTTGAAACGTACTCTCCAATGGTAGTTGATTTAAAAGGTAAAAGCTCAAATTTTGAAGTTTGGGATAAAACAGTAAAATTGGTAATAATCGAAGGGGATAGTCTAAAGAAATTATCGAAAGAAGTGAGAAAATATTTTAATACCGATCACACCCTTCCAAATTGGATTCATGGTACATTGATTGCCTCACAAGGAGGCACAAAAGAAATAGACAAAAAAGTCGATCTGTTGATAAAAAATGAAGTCCCTCTTACCGCTGTGTGGAGTCAAGATTGGTCAGGTACCAATATTACATCCTTTGGAAGACAAGTTTATTGGAATTGGGAATACGATAAGAAATCATATCCTCAACTTCCAGAAAAAATAAAGGAACTAAATAAAAAAGGTATAAAATTCCTCTCTTACATTAATCCCTTTTTGATTGAAGGAAGCAGATTATACAATATTGCCAAAGAAAAAGATTATTTTGTCAAAAATTCTTCAGGAGAAATATATAAAATATATGTAACTACATTTCCTGCAGGACTTATAGATCTAACTAATAAAAGAGCCTACGAATGGTATAAAGAAGTTATAAAAAACAACATTATAAATATCGGAACATCTGGGTGGATGGCAGATTTTGGAGAATATCTTCCGGTAGACGCTGTTTTATTTTCTGGAGAAGATGCAATTAAATATCATAATAAATACCCTGTAGATTGGGCAAAATTAAACTATGAAGCAATAAAAGAATCAGAAAAAAAAGATTTAATCTTCTTTATGAGATCGGGTTTCTTAGATTCAGTATCTTACTGTCCTATTTATTGGGCAGGAGATCAAAACGTCAATTGGAGCAAAAGTGATGGAATCGCCTCGGTTATTCCTGCAGCGTTAAGCCTTGGCTTTAGTGGTGTGGAATTCACTCACTGGGATACAGGGGGTTATACTTCGTTATTGTGGATGAAGAGAACTCCAGAACTTTTTATGAGATGGGTTGAATTGAGTGCTTTTTCTTTAATCATGAGAACTCACGAAGGAAACAGACCTGACAACAACGTGCAGTTTGATACCAATAGGGGAATTTTAAAACATTTTATCTGGATGACTAATGTACATTATATGTTAAAAGATTATTTGAAAAACGAAATACTCAAAAGTAAATTGGAAAAATTACCTGTAATACGACACATTTGTCTAAATTATCCAAAAGATCCGCAGAGTTATTTACAACAATATGAGTATTTATTAGGAGAAGATTTGCTAATAGCTCCAATTTTACATAAAGGATCAACAGAAAGAGAATTATATTTACCTCGGGATAATTGGATTCACCTCTGGAGCCAAAAAAACTACGAGGGTGGAGAATATGTAAGAATAAAATCTAATTTAGGTTTTATACCTGTTTTTATCAGAAAAGAGTCTCCTTATCTGAACGAGATTCTTTCTAAAATTGATGAGGTAAAGAAAAAGTTCAAAATAGACGAAAAAAGTTTTAAACCTTAGTTATCCAATTTAAATAAGTTCTTTATCTCCTGGTTGGATAACTCAGTTATCCAACTTTCTCCCGTTTTTATGATATTTTCAGATAACTCTTTCTTTTTTTCGAGCATTTCATTTATTCTCTCTTCAAATGTTTCTAAGGTGATGAATCTGTGAACTATCACGTCTTTTGTTTGACCAATCCTGAAAGTTCTATCTGTTGCCTGACTCTCCACAGCAGGGTTCCACCAGAGATCGTAATGTATAACGTGATTCGCAGCAGTCAAATTTAATCCCGTACCCCCAGCTTTTAAAGACAGGATCATAATTGGATATCTATGCTTTGTTTGAAAGTCGTTTATCATTTCGTCTCTCTTTTTCCTGTTGAGCCCTCCATGAAAAAATAGAGGTTCTATCTTAATGTTGTCTGTTAGTATCTTTGTTAATATATCTCCCATCTCTTTGTATTGAGTGAAAAGTACTACTTTTTCGTTGTTGTCTAAAATATTTTGAAGTAGGTCCAATAATTTCTCTGTTTTACCAGAATCATCCGGTAAAGGGGCTCCTTTTTTAGTGTAGTTAACAGGATGATTGCAGATCTGCTTGAGTGAAGTCAACATTTTAAGTATTAATCCTTTTCTTTGTATACCGTCAGCTTCCATTTTTTCTAACTCTTCTTGTACGTGTTCAACAACCTCTTTGTAAAGCGCAATTTGTGAAGGTTTTAAGTATACATATTCGTCATATGTGAACTTTTCCGGAAGGTCTTTTATGATATTTTTATCAGTTTTAATTCTTCTTATCAAGAATGGGTTTATCAAACTTTGTAATCTTTTGGTTGCCGTTGTATCCCCGTATTTTTCAATAGGTTTTGCGAAGGTTTCTACAAAACGATTCTTCCCACCCAAATATCCAGACATAAGAAAATCGTACAAACTCCATAATTCGGTTAATCTGTTTTCTATGGGGGTTCCTGTCATTGCGAGCCTCTTTGGAGCACGGAGGGCTTTTACCGCTTTGGTTTGTTGTGTATCTGAATTTTTTATGTTTTGTGCTTCGTCTATAACAACCATTGAAAATTCTTTTTTCATTAGAAATTCAACGTCGTTTCTTACTACACTGTATGTCGTTATAATCACATCAGAATTATCTTCGAACTTTCTATCGCTTCCATGGTAAATGCTTACATTCAAAGTAGGTGCAAATTTTTCACACTCCTTATACCAATTCCCAACAAGTGTCGTTGGACAAACCACTAAAACTGGATTTTCTAACGATTTTTCTTCCTTCATTTTGAGAATTACAGAAATAACTTGGATCGTTTTACCTAACCCCATATCATCTGCTATACAGACGTTGAAACCTTTTTCTAAGTTCGTGTACAACCATCTGAATCCAGTTTTCTGATAATGCCTTAACTCTGCATTAAGATTTTTTGGCAATCTTACCGGAGAAACTTTTCTCAACTCTTCTAAAAACTTTTGAAGGTTGTTATCTAATATCACGGGAAGACCGTTCATCTCTTGTGAAAGTATAACTTTCAAAGTTTCAAAGTCTGAGGTTAAGTTTATATTCTTGACCTTTTCCATAATAGCTTCAAACTCGTTGGCACCTAAAAACACGTAATTTTCTTTTATCTTAACTATTCCTTTTGATCTTTCCGTCAACTTTTCAAACTCTTCAAGTGAAATTTCCGAATCGCCTATTAGTACAGCGTAATTGAATCGTATGAGCTTGGACAAAGATAAAAAGGATACGTGACTGCCTGTAGAATTCGCTTTTAGGGCAAGTTTTGGTCTTGAAACCTTTTGAAGCCCTTTTGGAGCTAGTATTTCAACGTTCAGTAGTTTCAATATGGGCATGGCATTTATCATTATTTCCGATAACTGTTCCGTATTGACCATTATTTTAGAACTTTTCTTCTTTAAAAACTCACCAAAAAATTCAGCGTATTTTGCAATAGTTACAATCTCTTTCAAGACCTCTGACTTTCCATCTTCTTGGCTTTCAAAGAAAGTTTTTATATCTTGGTAAGTATCAAAAGGCTCATCTTTTCGGTAGATATCGAGTGATAGGTTGAAAAACAACTCTCCCATATCTTCTATACTAATAACCAATTGATACTTGCTTTGCCTCAAAAGTAAAGGTTCAAGATAGTTCTTTATACTTTTGTAGGTTCTTTTTTCTTCAAATTTTTGGGTGGTGTACACTTTGGATTCAAAGAACACATCGGTTATTTTATTCTTCACTTCCGATTTGTAATACTTTTTTATGAGATATTTGATGTACTGGGATACAAGGTACTCAACGATCTTGTCCCTTTTCATATACTGACCTTTTTCATTGATTACTAGGTCCCCGGGGACGATAGAACTCAAATAATTAACGTAATCCCTTACATAATCGTTAAAGTAAACAGGTGAGTAATCGATAACAAAATCTTCTCTGTTTATCTTTTGTGGAGTGGGAATAAATGCCTTCATATCGATAAGCTTGTATACGAAAGAAACCAATCTTTTTAAAAATAGCGATGCTTCACTGTCCTCATCAGTTTCCACAAGAGGTATAGATCCCAATAAATCGAATAAATCTTCATAATGCACCGTATAATAGCCCTTTTCTTTTTTGCATTCTAATTCTTCTAACGGTTCACCTTCAAAAATTATATTGGGAGTAATGGGAGAATAAATAAATTTAATATCAGTTTCTTTGAAATATGGGTTGAACTCTTCATCTACCCTTCCATCTTCTTCGTTTATCGCCTTTGATAATTGATTGTACATTCTCAACAGAAGGTTTTTAAAATTCTTTCCATCGTAAAAATAGGCTTCATCAGGTAGTAGGTTTATAACCTTTTCTATCTCATATTTTTCATACGAAGGATCTGGTTGTTCCATCGGTTTGGTAGGTTCTTCCTTTTTATCTGTAAAGATAGAATCAGAAGTTTTTTCTGTCTCTTTAGCGATTTCTATTAAATCTTTCTTTTTCATGCCGTGCATTTCGAAGATCAAAAAAGGGTCCTTGTCTATCTCATCTGCTATAATATAGTAAATGGCTGCCAAATGTTTACAAGGATTTGCCCAATCAGGACATGAACAATGTGCATCTATCTCATTCCAACTTTGTGGGAACAACTTTATTCCCATATTTTTGGTAATATCTAAAAGTTCTTCGGGAAGGTTCCCACCAATTAACATAGCAGAAAGGTCTAATCTTTCGTTTAGTACCTTTTTGATTTTTTCTTTCTCTTCTTTCGTAAAAGAAGGTAAAGCTATCTTTTCCCTATAAGGATTTGGCCTCGTACCTTGAACCCTTGCTGATATTACAGAGTTTTTTTGAATTTTAATCTCCAAAACCGCCCCTTTTTTTGCATAACTTCTACCTCGTGGCAACCTGTTAGTATCACTATCGATATTTTTCAAGGCCTCTACCCATTTTTTACCCCACCAACTCTTTCCAAAAACGTATTTTCCTCCCATTTTTGCTTTTTCTACCTTCCTTCGAATTACTTTTTAAAAAGGGATTTTGGAGGTTTCTCTCCAAAATCCCTTAGTTTAGCTTATAAAAAATATTTAGGATTAGTTGGAATAAAATTAAATTTCTCAGGTGCATTTTTATGTATCAAGAGTCTGATGGGCTTTCCATGGAAATCGCATTCTACCAAGTTATGAGAAGAATCATAGATATGGCTTTCTACTATCTGAACTTCGAATCCTTCGTCTTTAATGACTATTTCTTCAGGTCTAAAGCATAACTTGTAATTACCATCTTCTTTATCCACTTTTAATTTATTTAATACGCTGCCATCTTTGACTTCAACGTCTATTGTGTTCAATCCTAATCTGGAAGTAAGTTCCATAACTTTTAAGTTTGATGGGTTCTGGTAAACATCGAAGGTTTCTCCAAACTGCAAAAGCTCTCCATCATCCAGTATAGCAAGATAATCACTTACCGACAAAGCATCTTCAGGATCACTGAAAACTGCTATCGTTGTTTTACCTAATTCTTTTATAAATCTTTTGAGCAAAGCTCTCATTTCTACGTGAAGCTTTCTATCCAACTGACTTAGCGGTTCATCAAGGAGCAACAATCTGCAATCGTGTAATTTTTCTCTCCCAAAGGCAATCAACTGCTTCATGCCTTCAGGCAATTCATCGGGCTTTATTTCTAAATAATTTGGTAAACCATCTAACTCTTCTGCCTCTTTTATGGCTATCTTGTACACTTCTTTTTTCTTTTTCCCACCAATGTACAAAGGGAAACCTAAATTCAATTTCGTATCTAAATGAGGAAAAATGGCATAGTTTTGAAAGACAAACCCGACTTTCCTGTCTCGTGGGGAATACTTCTCTATCCTTTCGTCTCCAAAGATAATTGCTCCAGATTCAGTTTTATTCAAACCCGCAAGAGTTCTTAATAGTACCGTCTTACCCGAACCTGAAGGTCCTAAAATAGCCAAAACTTCTCCTATTGGTAATTCAAAAGAGATATTTTTTAGCCTGAATTCACCAACTTGGGAATTTAGATTTTCTACCTTTAAAGAAACATCATTGGTTACTTCGACCATTTTTTCACCTCCTTTACCAGATAATAGAGCAAAGATTGAGGTTACTTTTTCACTGAAATTATAACATATTTAATT is part of the Petrotoga sibirica DSM 13575 genome and harbors:
- a CDS encoding UxaA family hydrolase; the encoded protein is MDNKILGYLRENDKVGVRNHVLIIPVDDISNSAAVAVENIIQGTLAIPHHYGRLQFGKDLDLFFNTMIGTGRNPNVAAAIVVGIEPNWTNKIAEGIAETGKPVEAFYIEKNGELKTIEKMARSAAKLVEYATNLKKELVDFSELTISLKCGESDTTSGLASNRVVGRFVENFLQENGTVLFGETTELTGAEHIIAERFKKEEERDKFLKIFNDYQELIKSQGVDLLGSQPTQGNIEGGLSTIEEKALGNIQKIGNAKIDSALDYGEFPVGKGLHFMNTSSAAAEAVTLFAAAGAVIHLFPTGQGNIIGNPVIPVLKITANPKTANFMSEHIDLNVSGLLKLNGSLNDHAENLWNKIIETANGKLVRAEILKHREFVLTKLYPSA
- the larA gene encoding nickel-dependent lactate racemase; protein product: MAEIIVPFGKDNIKISNIKDFDIIDVGEKRNTSLSYQQMKEKIDKFIDGISFQGMKNIAVAIPDITRPRVPIEIFQHILKRFLSSFQGNIKIFVGTGLHNYRLSDKNELIPENLVHNDKVQVFFHDARSEFNIYVGETKPGTPVFIEKDYLLSDLKISIGIVEPHQFAGFSGGAKGVVIGLGGEKTISKNHSLLIDPNSKTGLLEGNPIREDIEEAGKMIKIDYLINFVMNANNVPMEIFCGKNPESYLKAVEYLKDLVGYKIDKTYDMVITSPGGFPRDIDLYQAQKALTPATSFCKDNGIILLLAECSRGAGEENYIELIKRFKTPEKVIKNFDFDHFAVGPHKALIFAKAALNNKLFLYSTNKQLTKELKRTFINPIEDLQVFLKKEGETKSIGILPRALQLLPL
- a CDS encoding aldehyde dehydrogenase family protein — encoded protein: MEMIVGGKKVNKPKTLKVYNPYNGAIVDEVPEGDAMDVENAVNLAVEGKKIMKELPLHKRVEILYNTGILLEKNEKRLSKIINEEVGKTIKDAQAEVIRTAELFKYAAEEAKRIHGETLPFTSLKGSENKRGYYILEPVGIVGAITPFNVPLSLAAHKVAPAIAAGNAVIMKPATQTPLNTIILGELLLEAGMPEKAISVLTGRGSVVGNALVKDPRIRFVSFTGSVETGENIAKNAGMKKLGLELGSNSALIVMDSANIDKAVAATVGGGFSLAGQVCISVQRVFVHEKVYDDFVDRLVSKVQSIKFGDPSKEETEMGPVIDEENAVRIIDWIEEAVSEGGKMLTGGKRDYTLVEPTVLVDTPLESNIMKKELFGPAVALRKVKDLDEAIELTNESVYGLQAGIFTQNIKEAFFAAEKIEAGGVMINEGPRYRADFMPYGGYKKSGIGREGIKFAIEEMSELKVICFDIGE
- a CDS encoding L-fucose/L-arabinose isomerase family protein, with translation MREKINLGLVGFVRSTYDADKGNEIYETAVKELEKKIENINLFGWKGVIEYPEELDEVINFFNAKNLDGFILMSATFHLGQLALKVAKNMKIPLLIWALPEPPYNGGRVRLNSLVGAHLDCSNLYKSGFNNYEFIYGDLEEEPFINKINAWIDSLRIIKKWSNTKIGYIGSHAQGFYNIDVYEPDIIKEIGAEIEYIPLNDLFFKKAKEQEILEEAKNINNIYNYGDNMTDDRLEKVANLSLTFKDLEKSKNYAGMAIRCWPEFANTYGISPCAAMSYFMPEHIPVACEGDIEGSLGMIAYKAIGCDEIFLADVSQLFEKEDSFLLWHCGVAPYNTWDQKSEKTLDTYFAGGKGVTVGFVLKPGPVTISRIDYSRGKFRLLVFEGEALPMDKELKGTFVKVRVPNAKKIFETMVSKGVAHHVVLGYGNYAQTLKNVAKIKNWEIIE
- a CDS encoding alpha-glucosidase — its product is MEIKELDNNIKVFVNNFELINTQEISYGKGSPHIKEHQGHFKIKENPKILGKGDCKIETNLLSENILEMTIQVPEEYNRINIKLNTSKSEKIFGGGEQYTHLNLKGKKFPIWVQEQGVGRGYDLISIVTRFKGVSGSWYTTYFPSPIFLSTLGYAIIFETYSPMVVDLKGKSSNFEVWDKTVKLVIIEGDSLKKLSKEVRKYFNTDHTLPNWIHGTLIASQGGTKEIDKKVDLLIKNEVPLTAVWSQDWSGTNITSFGRQVYWNWEYDKKSYPQLPEKIKELNKKGIKFLSYINPFLIEGSRLYNIAKEKDYFVKNSSGEIYKIYVTTFPAGLIDLTNKRAYEWYKEVIKNNIINIGTSGWMADFGEYLPVDAVLFSGEDAIKYHNKYPVDWAKLNYEAIKESEKKDLIFFMRSGFLDSVSYCPIYWAGDQNVNWSKSDGIASVIPAALSLGFSGVEFTHWDTGGYTSLLWMKRTPELFMRWVELSAFSLIMRTHEGNRPDNNVQFDTNRGILKHFIWMTNVHYMLKDYLKNEILKSKLEKLPVIRHICLNYPKDPQSYLQQYEYLLGEDLLIAPILHKGSTERELYLPRDNWIHLWSQKNYEGGEYVRIKSNLGFIPVFIRKESPYLNEILSKIDEVKKKFKIDEKSFKP
- a CDS encoding DEAD/DEAH box helicase, with amino-acid sequence MGGKYVFGKSWWGKKWVEALKNIDSDTNRLPRGRSYAKKGAVLEIKIQKNSVISARVQGTRPNPYREKIALPSFTKEEKEKIKKVLNERLDLSAMLIGGNLPEELLDITKNMGIKLFPQSWNEIDAHCSCPDWANPCKHLAAIYYIIADEIDKDPFLIFEMHGMKKKDLIEIAKETEKTSDSIFTDKKEEPTKPMEQPDPSYEKYEIEKVINLLPDEAYFYDGKNFKNLLLRMYNQLSKAINEEDGRVDEEFNPYFKETDIKFIYSPITPNIIFEGEPLEELECKKEKGYYTVHYEDLFDLLGSIPLVETDEDSEASLFLKRLVSFVYKLIDMKAFIPTPQKINREDFVIDYSPVYFNDYVRDYVNYLSSIVPGDLVINEKGQYMKRDKIVEYLVSQYIKYLIKKYYKSEVKNKITDVFFESKVYTTQKFEEKRTYKSIKNYLEPLLLRQSKYQLVISIEDMGELFFNLSLDIYRKDEPFDTYQDIKTFFESQEDGKSEVLKEIVTIAKYAEFFGEFLKKKSSKIMVNTEQLSEIMINAMPILKLLNVEILAPKGLQKVSRPKLALKANSTGSHVSFLSLSKLIRFNYAVLIGDSEISLEEFEKLTERSKGIVKIKENYVFLGANEFEAIMEKVKNINLTSDFETLKVILSQEMNGLPVILDNNLQKFLEELRKVSPVRLPKNLNAELRHYQKTGFRWLYTNLEKGFNVCIADDMGLGKTIQVISVILKMKEEKSLENPVLVVCPTTLVGNWYKECEKFAPTLNVSIYHGSDRKFEDNSDVIITTYSVVRNDVEFLMKKEFSMVVIDEAQNIKNSDTQQTKAVKALRAPKRLAMTGTPIENRLTELWSLYDFLMSGYLGGKNRFVETFAKPIEKYGDTTATKRLQSLINPFLIRRIKTDKNIIKDLPEKFTYDEYVYLKPSQIALYKEVVEHVQEELEKMEADGIQRKGLILKMLTSLKQICNHPVNYTKKGAPLPDDSGKTEKLLDLLQNILDNNEKVVLFTQYKEMGDILTKILTDNIKIEPLFFHGGLNRKKRDEMINDFQTKHRYPIMILSLKAGGTGLNLTAANHVIHYDLWWNPAVESQATDRTFRIGQTKDVIVHRFITLETFEERINEMLEKKKELSENIIKTGESWITELSNQEIKNLFKLDN